Within Sorangiineae bacterium MSr11367, the genomic segment GGCTACGACGCGGCCACCGCCGCGAAGAACCTCTTCTTCGTGTACAACAACCCCGACGACAAGCTGCTGCCGTTCGACCGTAGCCGCAGCGTCATCGAGGAGGCTGGCATCACCAAGGTCAACTTGACCACGGGCCCGCAAGCCATCACCGGCTCCACGCGCATGCAGGCGACGACCATCGAGACGTACGTCATCGCCCACGCGCTGCAGTACGCGGTCGCCAAGTTCCTCAAGAACGACGCCGGCCTCGATGCGACGGAGCTGACGGCGCTCGGGTTCGAGCAAGAGCTCACCTTGAAGGAGCGCCTGCAGCGCTTCAAAGACATCTTGGCCGCGGTCAAGGCGAGCGGCCCCGCGATGGCCAAGCTCACCGAGCTCGAAGCCGACACGTACCGCAACAACCACTTCTCCACGTACTTCGCCAACAAAGGCATCATCACCGTCTTCATCGACGGCACCGAGCGCGCGCCGACGTTCCGTCTGCAAAAGCTCGATACCATCGTGGACCCGAAGAATCCCGGCGGGGGTGTGCCGCCGCGCCAATCGTGGTTCCAGGTGTGGACGACCGCGAAAACACAGACAGACGCCTGGCAGGCGTTTCTCGGCCGTCCGTTCAAAGGTCTCGACCAGCCACGCTACGATGCGGCGTTCAAGGCCGAGATCAAGGACCCGTACCTCTTGGCCCCCGCCAACCGTGGCTTGATCGACGCAGGGACGGAGCAGCAGAACTACTACGACTTCTCGTACTCGCCCGCGAACGTGGAGCGCCGCGGGCCCAGCAAGGACGACTTGGGCGTGTTGATTGCCGTCGACGACGAGTCGAAGCAGGTCAACGACCCGAACTTCGACTTCGACAAGTTCACGTACGCGTTCCAGAACAAGGAAGCGAAGGTGGCGCTCGTGACGGTGGGCACGTCGGCCAACACGGAGTGGCGTGGCACGGCGTCGGGTGCGCCCAAGATCCACGTGCAGGTGGACGACAAAAACGACCCGATGCACGTCGACCAGCAGATTGCGCTCAAGGTGCTGCTCAATGCGCACTCGACGGCGGTGATGACCCGCCTCGACAAGGTGGTCGGCAACACGATGACCAACGTGAACCCGTCCAATTTCAAGCTCGTTGGGCGGGCGACGTACCTATCGCTCCTGCACATCAACGACGTGCTCCACAATCCGCACTGGATCCAGGCACACGGCCAGCGCGCGGACATCACGTACCAAGAGGCCAATGCGATCCTGTACGACGTGATGCCCTACGTGGCCCAGAAGCGCGCGGAGAACAATCAGAACGCCGCCGAGGTCTCCCTCATCATCGTGCGCGTTCTCGAGTCGCTGCGGCAGAACAAGCGGGTCACGTTGGATGAGTGCCTCGATCTGCTCAAGAACCAGGGCGGCTTGAATGGGTACTTGAAAGACGTCAAGACGCGCTGACGCGCTAGAAGAAGCACGCCGAGACGGGGTGGATGCCTAGACGACATCCACGCCCGTCTTGCGGGGGCTTGCGTTTTGCGGCGGCTTGGAGCGTCCGCCGTGTATTCTTTCGGGTTCGGTGGAAGCCCCTCTTCAAAATGGCGAGATTCTGGCCTCGAAGTACCGTGTGGAGACGGTGCTGGGGTCCGGCGCCATGGGTGTGGTGGTGGCAGCCCGGCACATGCAGCTGGGCTCGCGGGTCGCGCTGAAGTTCATGTCGCGCGAGGCGCTGCGCGTGCCGGAGGCGGCCACGCGGTTCATGCGGGAAGCGCGCGCGGCAGCGGCGCTGAAAAGCGAGTACGTGGCCCGCGTGAGCGATTTCGGGACGCTCGACACGGGCGCACCCTACATCGTGATGGAGCTGCTCGAAGGGTGCGATCTCGACGATCTGCGAAAGAAGCGCGGTCCGCTTCCGATTCCCGAGGCCGTCGGCTACGTGCTCGATGCGTGCAAGGCGATGGACGAGGCCCACGCGGCGGGCATCGTCCATCGTGATTTGAAGCCGAAGAACATGTTTCTCACGCAGCGTGCCGATGGAACGCCCATCGTCAAGGTGCTCGATTTCGGCATTTCGAAATTCGCCCACGACGAAGAGATGGGCGCGAGTGCGACCCATAGCGGTGCGATTCTGGGTTCGCCCGCCTTCATGTCACCGGAGCAAATTCGAAGTGCCAAACACGTCGATGCGCGGGCCGACATTTATGCGCTGGGTGCGGTGCTGTTTCAGCTTCTCACCAATGAGGCGCCCTATGGCACGCAATCACTGGGCGAGTTGTTCTCGGCCATATTGACCCGGGAGCCGCGCACGCTGCGTGAGTTCCGTCCCGACGCCCCCATCGCGCTGGAGTCGGTCGTTTCACGCTGCTTGAGCAAGGATCCCGGCGGGCGCTTTCCCAATGTTCGCGAGCTTGCCGCGGCGCTGCATCCCTTTTTGACTACGGCGTCCTTCGCGGGCACGCTGGCATCGGCGGGTGTGCAGGCGCCACCCTCGCTGCATGTTGCCACCGCCCAGACGACATTGGGGCCGGCATCGACGACCAGGTCCGACGCTCGAACCAGCACCAACCCGCGCGCGAGCACGAACCTAGCTGTGCTCATTGGCGGATTCGCGGCCATCGGCCTGGTGGTGCTGGTGCTCCTGGGAGCACTTGCCTTGCGCAAGCTCCGTCATCAGGAGGACGCGCCCACGGCGGCGGATAGGATTGCGGCGCCGCCTCCTCCGGTGGCCGCGGAGACCGTGAGCGCGCCGGCTCCGTCCGCGCTTTCGGCCCCGACGGCGAGTGCGCTACCGTTGCCGGCCGAGAGCGCGAGTGCTCCTCCGCCCAAGCTTAGTCCTCCCAAGACGAAGTCGTCGGGCACGACCACGCGCCCGACCAACCGCCCGAAGAAGCCGGACCCTTTCTCGTACCCGGACTGAACATGCACCGCACGCACGCAATCTTCGCAACCACATTGGCCGCGGCCCTGCTTTGCACCTCGATGGCGTCGGCGCAGACGGGGGACTCGCAAGCTGCGGGTCGGGCGCTCTTCGACGAGGGGATGCAGCTGTTCGAGCGGGGAAAGTTCACCGAAGCTTGCCCCAAGTTCGAAGCAAGCCTGGCGCGTTTTGCGGGCATTGGAACGCGCGGCAAATTGGCCGAGTGCTACGAGAAACTCGGGCGCACGGCGAGCGCGTGGGCCTTGTACCGCGAGGTCGTCGCGCTCGCAGCGCGCGCGGGCGACGCCGATCGCCAGGCGCTCGGCGAGGAGCGCGCGAAAGCATTGGAGCCAAAGCTTGCGCGCCTCACGATCACGGTGGCCGCAGGGGGCTCGGTGTCGGGCCTCGTCGTCAAACGCAATGGGGTAGCTTTGGCCGCGGGGGAGCTGGGATCGACCATCGCGGTCGACCCGGGTGAAGTCGTGGTGGAGGCAACGGCGCCCGGCCGGAAGACGTGGACGCAACGCGTTCCCGCCGAAGCCGCCCACACGGCGCGCGTCGAGGTGCCGGTGCTCGAGGCGGATGCGGCCAAGGCGGAGGCTCCGGAGAAGATCGGCGACATGCCGCCGAAGTCCGAGACCGCGCACTATGGGTGGCAGCGCACGGGAGGGCTCGTCATCGGTGGCGTGGGTGTGGCGACGATGCTCGTCGGCGGGTATTTCGGGCTATCGGCCAAGTCGACCTACGACGATGCCTTCAAGGGCAATTGCAACGACAGCACCAACACGTGCAACAGCCAGGGCCTTCAGGATACGGACAGCGCGAAGGACAAAGCGTTGGTCTCGACGATCCTCGTCGGCGCCGGCGCGGCGATGACGGTGACCGGCGCGGTGCTCTTTTTCACGGCGCCGAAGCGAGTCTCGGGTACGGCATTGCGCGTGGCGCCTGACGGCGGCGTGGGGCGCGCGGGCGTCGTGGTGTCGGGTCGCTTTTGATCAGGGCTCGCGCTCACCGACGTAAATCGTAAACAGATTGCCGCTTCTTACATGCATGTACAAATGGCAATTGTCGGGCGATATCCACGACGGATATTCGAGATCCGCGATGCCGAGCTCCGTTACCTGACGCCACCTTTTTGAACGGACCGTTCGCGGTCTCACGGCGTGCCTCCCAAATGTCGTTGCCATCGTTCGCATCGCGTCCATCACCTGAGTAGAACAAGATCATCCCGTCGGCGCTGAGCACGGGAGTATCTTGTCGATTAGACGTCTCGTCGGGTGGCGGAACGGCTTCGGTACGGAGGTAGCCTCCACCGGATGCGAAGGCCCGAAAGAGATGAGGCGATGCACCGTCCCGATACGATCCGAACCAGAGCTCCCCGGCATCGGGGTGAGGAATGGATTTTGGTCTCCCGCGTCGCTATTCACGCTGCCAAGATCGAACGGCGTGAAGCCCGCATCGATAATCAGTCGGGAGCCACCAACGAGCTTGGCTGTGTGATGGTCACCGGTTTGCCGCGTAAAAACAATTCTCAGTTGGTCGGCGGAGATGGACGGCGCGAGCTCTTTCGCAGCCGTGTTCACCCCATCCACAAGACGAATATCGTCAAAATTCTCGACCGAACTGTTACGCGTCGCCACGTAAATGTCTTCGGTTCCGCCATCCACGGGTATTCCGTGGAAATAGATGGTCCGTTCGTCGGGGGAAAGCGTCGCCGATCGCACGGATGGCCACCCGAGTCTGGTGATACCTGGGACGTCCCGCCGAGTGAATTGCGCGTCCGGGTTACACCCTGCGTCGGTCACGCCCGGAGCGTCGGGCACATGGACATCGCCACCAGCATCCGGATCGCCCAGCGAGAGGTCGGTCTCGAAGGCCCATGTGGTGGCACAAGCCGTCGCGCAGAGCGACGCAAGGGCGGTCATCACGACGGCTACACGACGAATTCGGGAAGGCATGGGATCTCTTAGTTCACCGAAGATCGTTAGCTTCACACGATCGCTCAAGCTTCGCCCATCGCGAACACGGGAAGCTTACTGCGGGCGGACGCCGACGAGGATTGTTTGCTTGCCGTCGGCATTCGTCGTGTGTACGTACAGGCGGCAGCCATCACGGGAAACCCACGATGGGTAGTCGCGTGAATTCGCGGAGCTAAGCTCCGCCACGAAGAGACCTCCCTTGAATGAGGTGCTCTCCGCGTCCCAGCGGGCCTCCCAAATGTCGTTCTGGTCGTAACCACCATCGCCGTCGCCCGCGTAGAAGAGGGTCTTGCCATCGGCGCTGAGCACGGGGGCCTCCTGCCGCGTGGAGCTCGCGTTCGGAGGTTCAACGGGTTTGGCTTCACCGAAACCTTCCCCAGAAGCCAGCGCTCGAAACAACTGTCCCTTGTTGGTTGCCAAATCGGACCGAGATGACGAAAACCAAAGCTCGCGAGCGTCGGCGCTAATGAACGGGGTTTGATCGGCGGCCTCACTGTTCACATTGCCGATCGCCTGCACGTTAGAGAAGTTCGCAATCGTTTGCAGCCGAGAGGCAATGAAGACTTGGAGCGATGAAAAGTTACCTGATTGTCTAGAGAAGACAATCTTCAATTTGTTCGAAAAGAGACTCGGATTCCCATCGCTCATCGAACCATCATTCCCAATGGGCAGCTCCTGAATGCCCACGAATTTACCCGCCGGGCTGCTCCGCGTTGCCATGTAGAGTTTCGAAGTTCCTCCGTCGCTCTCGGCGCCATTGAAATAGATCTCCTGTTCGTCCGGGGATAGCGTGGCCGAGCCGAGGATCGCCCATTTCAACGTCGAGATGCCGGGTACCTCTTGCTTTGCGAACGGCTTGCTCGTGTCACAAGGCCCTCCGCCACCGTTGGGGGCGTCGGCCCCTGCATCCTGATCGCCCAGGGTGAGGTTATCCTCGAACCCCAAGACGGTGGCGCACGCGGCCGCGCAAAGCGAAGAGACGATGGCCAGAACGACGACTCGGTGACGGATCCGAGAGGACATTGTGCTCTTTTATCATCAATGAATCCGAAATGCCGATACGGCTTCTTGGCGGCGACCGCCCTTTGCCTGAATGGTGCGTGTACGCACGACCGTGCGCCGGTGCACACCACGGTCACCGCCGCGAGCCCCCAAGAAGGGCCCCCGGTGCGCATCATGCATCACGACGTGCACCTCGCGCTCCAGCTCGAACCGCCGGGGCTCTCGGGGAGCGCGATGCTGCGCGTGCGGGCTACGCAGCCGACGCAGACCTTGGTGCTCGATGCCAAGGACCTGCGTGTGACCCAAGTCGCGCGCAGCGGAATACCTCTCCCCTTTCGGCAGGAAGGCGAGCGGCTCTTCGTGGAGCTTTCGGCACCGCTCGAGGGCGATGCCACCTTGCAATTCACCTGGCAGGGGTCCCTCACGGGGAAGATGCCGCGCCTTTCACGCGAGCACGGCGAAGTATGGGCGGGCTACCGCACCTCGGCCTGGATGCCCACCTTGCTCGCGCCCGAGCAGCGGGCCACCCTGGCGTTGCGCATCACGGCGCCCGCGGAGTTGAAGGTCGTGGCGAGCGGGCGCGCCCTCGGTGCCCGCCCCGCCGGTGAAGGCCGCACGACCCATGCATTCGCGTTGGAGCAGCCCGCGCCCACGTTTCTCTTTGGCTTTGCCGCAGGTCGCTTCGCGGAGGCGGAGCTCGCAGTCGACGGCGTGAAGCTGCGGGCCCTCGGGCCGGCGGGGGCCGATCTCGCGGGCGCGCTGGCCATCACGGCGCCGATGTACCGCTTCTTGCGGCAGCGAACTGGCCTCGCCATCCCGTCCACGGAGTACACGCAGGTGTTCGTCCACGGCGACGCCGCACAAGAAGCTGCAGGGCTTGCGTTTCTCTCGGCCGAATCGCTGGACGACGTGCGGACCGATCCCACCGAGGATTGGATCTTCTCGCACGAGCTGTCGCATCAGTGGTTCGCCTGGCGCGTCGCGTGCGCCGACTTCGGGGACTTCTGGCTCAACGAAGGCTTCGCGACGTTTCTCGTGGCCGCCTACAAGGAAGAGCGCTGGGGACACGAGGCCTATGCGCGCGAGGTCGCCTTGTGGCGCACGCGTTCGGCGAAGGTCCACGACGAAGGGCGCGATGCGCCGGTTTCGCTGCCAGGCCATCCCGCCGAACCTGCCGCCCGCGGCGTCACGTACTCGCGGGGTGCCCTCGTCCTCCACAAGCTGCGAACCGAACTCGGCGATGCTGCGTTCTGGGCGGGGATCCAACGCTACGTCCGCGAGCAGTCCGGTCGCGCGGCGCATACCGAGCACCTCCGCGCCGCGCTCGAGGCCGCCGCGGGGCGCGATTTGAAGCCGTTCTTTGCGCACTGGGTCTACGCGCCGGCATCGGATCTTTAACTGGAAGAAAAAGGTTGGGCTTCCGCTTGGTCGAGCACTTTACAAACTAAACGTGCGGTTTACATATCGGGGTGTAACGAAACTAAACGAACAGTTTTCTAAAGGTCGATTCGGAGGCTCCCATGATCTCGTTGAAAGGCACCGCGGCATTCGTTTCCCTCAGTCTGGCTCTCCTGGGTTGCGCAAGCAGCGGCGTCACCGCCCCGCAAAGTGCGTCGGGTAGCGCCGTTTCCTACGCGGAAATCGACCGCTCGACGACCTACGCGCCCTCGCCGAACCGCGTCGAGGAGGCTCCTGTCAATGCGACGGCTCAGTCGCCGGGCTACCGCGGCGTGGGCTGCAACGAAGCGCCGACCTCGGTGGGCGCGGGCATCATGAGCAGCCCGAACGCGCGCCTCTGCCCCTGAATCTTTTTTGGAAGTCGAGCAAAACTGAACGTACAGTTTGAGCTATAGTCGAGATCGCATGACCGAAGCCCGGACGAAACACGCGTCTCGAAGCACGGAACCGAAACCACGCGGGCGCCAGCGCAGCGTGGAGGCCGAAGCGGCCATCATGACGGCGACCATCGATCTGCTTCGAAAAAAGTGTCTTCGGGAGGTCACGGCCGATGCGATCGCGCAGCGGGCGGGTGTGAGCAAAGCCACCCTCTACAAGTGGTGGCCGAACAAGAACCTCATCGCGCTCGACGCGTTCACCGCGAAAATGAGGCAAAGCGTCCCGGTTCCCGACACGGGTTCGGCGTGCCAAGACTTCACGGAGCAGATCAAAGCGGTCATTCGCTTTTACACGAGCCCGGGCGGGGCGTGCATCCGCCACTTCATCGCCGAAGGGCAGAGCGATCCTGCGTTTTTGGCCCTGTTTCGCGAGCGGTTCCTGAAAAATCGACGCGCCGAGGTGCGCATCATCTGGGAACGCGGGGTGAAACGCGGTGAAATCCGCGACGGGTTGGATGAGGACACGGTCATGGACCTGATTTATGGGCCAATGATTTACCGCCTATTGGCGGGCCACGCCCCCCTCGACGACGCCCACGCCGAAGCGATGATTGCGGCTGCGTTTCGCGGCCTGCAGCAATGAGTTCCGAGCCAAATTAGACGGACCTACTGGTCAATCTGGTTCGATTGTGCGCGCCTGTTTGGAGAGGCGCGCTCACACGCACATTCAATTATGGCGGGACGTTGCGTAGGCAATTGCATCGCCATATCGTCTTCAATATCGTCCGCGACCTCGAAGTGCCCACGTCACGCACCACCAATCGCGTCAACCGCACGAAGGGTCGCCATGAAAACTACCGCGCTTCTCCTATTGGGAATTGCACTCGCTAGCTCCGCCTGCAGTAGCAGCGGCTCCGCCAACGACGATGCAGCCGATCCGGTGTCCAATGCCTCGGAGCTCGAAGCGGATGCGGTGAACGCCGTGCCGAAGACGATGGCGTACGTCGAAGTCAATTCGAACAACTTCAACAACATTGGTTGCTATACGTACGGCTCACCCGCAAAACAATACTTCAACATGGCCTCGATTTTTGCGGCCAATATCAATTACGACAGCGCCAGCGGCAAGCCTATATTGTACTTCAACCCCCAGGTCGACCAGGTTCTCAATGGGACGAATTACGTCAAGAACCTGCAATCGCAAGGCATCAAGGTGCTGCTCACAGTGCTCGGCAATCATCAAAATGCCGGCTGGGCGTGTTTCCGCGATGAAGCTACCGCCCAAAACTTCGCGCAGCAGCTTTCCAATGCGGTGAACAAATATGGGCTCGATGGGATCGACATCGACGACGAGTATTCGAATTGCACGTCGAACAATACGTCGCTCATCATCGTGGCGAGCAAAATGCGCGCGGCGATGCCGACCAAGATCATCTCCAAGGCCCTGTTCACGGATCTTTCGTATTTCCAGGCCTCGTGGAATGGGCACAAGCTCGCCGAGTACCTCGATTATGGCTTCGAGATGACCTACGGGGCGACCAACTACGGCAGCCGCCTGAGTGGGTACCTCTCCAATGGGATGACCAAGGCCAAATTGGGCATTGGCGCTTCCACGGGCGGGAGCGATGGGCCGCGGGCCGCGCAGTACGTGAAGGACAATGGGATTGGGAGCTTCATGGTCTACAACGTGACCAAGAGCTCGCAGTCGTACCTCTCTGGTACGTCGAACGTGCTTTTCGGCGCGTCTACGCAGACGAAGGCGAATTGCCTGCAGTAAGCACGGTGATGCCGTCGGGGCCCGCGAGGATGGCCTTGCGGGCAATGCGGTAGAACAGCGACGTTTCCACGACGCCGGCGGTGAATTTGAGCACCTGGTTCGCCGCCGCGAGCTCCGGCATTTCACCGAATCGCACGTCGGCCAGCCAATGACCGTGTTTGGTGACCAGCGGCTTTCCGCCGGCGTCGCGGCGCACCTCGATGCGGGAGGTCGGGAACGCGCGAAGGCACTGCGCGCGCACGTGCTCCACGGCCTCGGGCAGGACCTCGAGTGTGATCGGATAACGCGTGTCCAACCGATCGACGAGCTTCGACGTATCGCCGATGAGGACGAAGACGTCGGCCATGCAGGCGAGCAGCTTTTCACTCGTGTGGATGCCGCCGCCGCTCTTGAGTGCATTGAGCTCGCGATCGAGTTGGTCGCACCCGTCGAGGTACAGGTCGAGCCGCGCGACGTTCGCGGTGTCGTGAACGGGAATGCCCTTCGCGCGCAGCAGCGCCGCGGTCGGATCGGCCGACGTGTAGAACTCCACGCCTTGCACGGGCTTGGCCGCGAGAAGCTCGACGAGGTACGCGATGGTGGAGCCTGCGCCCAGGCCTACTTTGGTGCCCGGCTCGATGAGCTCGCGGGCTTTTTCCGCGGCGATCTTCTTCAGGTCCATGGCGTTTCTCGAAGCACCTCGCCGAGGATGTCCACCGCGGAGACGATTTGGTCGTCGGAGAGGTACGGTGCGGGGCCGAGGCGAAGGTAGTCGGCGCGGCTGTCCGTGCGCACGCCGCGTGCGGCGAGTGCGCGTTGCAGCTCCCCTGCCCGCGCGGTGCGGAGTGAGAGGAAGCCGCCCAGGCCCTCGAGCGGCGTCGTGCGATCGCGCGTGATGAGCGCCTCCGGCGCATTCAGCGCGTCGAAGCGCGCGACGAGCAGGCCCACGTGATGCTGGTACACACGGCGCAGAAACGCCGGCGTGAGGCCGTGCTGCGCAAAAAACCAGAACACGCGGGCGGCGCGGTAGTGGCTCGTCGGATCGTAGGTCGCGCCGGCGAAACGGCTCGCGCCCGTGCCGTAGGCGACCTTGCCGGGCTCGTGCTCGTCGGAGAGCGCGTCGAACTCGGCGAACCACCCGGTGACGACGGGCCGCATGCCCTCGGCGTGCGCGGGCACGCGCATGAAGCAATTTCCCTCGCCGAGCTGCAGGTATTTGTACCCGCCGCCGAGCACCCACGCCGACGATAGCCCCTGCCCCGGAATGGAGAACGCCGCGGGCCCGATGGCGTGGTACGCGTCGACCACCAGCTCGACACCGCGCAATAGGCAGCGCTCCGCGAGCTCGCCCAGCCCGGGGACGATGCGCGAGGTCTCGAAGAGCACCGACGACACGAACACAGCCGCGGTGCGTTCGTCCGCCGCGCCCGCGAGACGTTCGGCCAACGTGTCCACGGGATCCACCGGCAGGGCGACCACGTCGAGCCCTGCCTCGCCGAGGCGCGTGAGCTGACGACGCAGGGTGTGAAATTCCCCCAACGTGGTGACGATGCGCGGACGGCGGCGCAGATCCAGCGCGGAGAGGAAGCGCAAAACGAGCTCGTGCGTGCTGGCGCCGAGTGCCAGTTCCGCCTGGGGATCGTCCAGAAAGGTGCGCAGGCCGGCCCGCACTTCGTCGGCCTTGGCGAACGCGCGCCCCCACTTCTCGTCGACGTCGCGCGCGGCGTCTTGGAAGGCCTCGATTTGGCCCTCCAAGGCGAAGTCGGGCCACGCCTGATGCGAATGGCCCGACAGCAAAAGCCGTTTGGCAACTTGGAATTGCGAATAGTGCGGCGCGAGTGCATTCGGCGTGCGGCGCAGCTCTGCCAATTTGACGTCGTTCATCGGCAGCCTGCAATCTACACGAGCCCCCCGTTTCAGTCGAGAAATGCCGGTGCCTTCGGCAGCGAGGCGAAGTCTTCGGGATCGTGCTGGACGACGAACCGAGCGTGCTCGGTGCGCAGCAGGCCTTCGACGCGATCCATCGACGCCTGCGTCTGCGCGCGATCGAAGTTCCAACTTGGCGCGATATGACCTTTCCAATTCGCGCGACTGTGCGCCAAATCTCCGGAGAGAACGAGCGCCCCGCTGTTGGCGAGGTGCAGTTCGAGGGACTGATGGCCCGGCGTGTGTCCGGGTGTCTGCAGAATGCGAACGCTGCCGTCGCCGAACACGTCGTAGTCGGCGTCGAGCAGCTTGATGTTGGCTTTTCGATATTCGGAAAAGACGGAAGGATCGATGCCGAGGGCCGGTGGCGTTTTGGTACCGTTCTCGAACTCGTGCCGGTTGAGGAGCCAGGTCGATGACGTGAATTGGTTCGCGTTGCCCGCATGATCGGCGTGCAGATGCGAGAGGCCCACGAACGTGATGTCGCTCGGACTCAGTGAAAGGGCTTTCAGTCGTTCGCTCAGCGGGACGTCCACAAACTCCCGACCGACCAGGTCTTTTACGCCCTCTTTCGATTGAGCGGTCGAGTCTTTGAGGCCCGTATCCCAGAGAAGTATGCCTTTGGGATGGCGGATGACGAAGCACGGAACGGGCATCCGCTCCCCTTTCCCGGTGGGTTTGCCATCAGCGGAAAAGAACCCCATATCGTCGATTTCGAAGTGGCCGCAATCCAGTGTGTACAGCCGGACGCGCTGCGACTGTGGCGAGTCGGTGGCGGTCTTGGCGCTGCCCGAGCAGGCGATACAGAACGAGGATGCCCACAAACCTAGGGCCATGCTAAGCCAAGCCGACGCTTTCGGAATCATGGCCCGAGTGTGGGGCCAAACTTGGCTCGTCCAAGTCTTTCAAGATGGAGTTTTGTCATGCGCAACGCGCGCTTGTTCGTTCTCGCCGCACTGACCATCGCGGCGTTTGGGTGCCGGGAGAAAAAGCAACAGGTTGACGTCGGGGCGAAGAGCGAAACGCCGACGACGGGCGCCGCGACGACGGGGGACACGGTCTGGATCGGCCACATCGGGTCGCTCTCCGGCACCGACGCCGTCTTCGGCCAGTCGACCGACAACGGAACGAAGCTCGCCGTCGAAGAGCAGAACAAGAAGAACGGCATCAAGGGCAAGAAGGTGATGCTCAAGACGCTCGACGATCAGGGCAAGCCCGAGGAGGCTGCGGTCGCGGCGACGCGTCTCATCACGCAGGACAAGGTTTCGGTGCTGCTCGGCGAGGTGGCGTCCACGCGCTCGCTGGCCATGGCGAGCATTGCGGACTCGAACCACATCCCCATGGTGAGCAGCGGCTCGACGAACCCGCGGGTCACCAAGGATGGCGACAAGACACGGCCGTATGTGTTCCGCATCTGTTTCTTGGACAA encodes:
- a CDS encoding glycosyl hydrolase family 18 protein is translated as MKTTALLLLGIALASSACSSSGSANDDAADPVSNASELEADAVNAVPKTMAYVEVNSNNFNNIGCYTYGSPAKQYFNMASIFAANINYDSASGKPILYFNPQVDQVLNGTNYVKNLQSQGIKVLLTVLGNHQNAGWACFRDEATAQNFAQQLSNAVNKYGLDGIDIDDEYSNCTSNNTSLIIVASKMRAAMPTKIISKALFTDLSYFQASWNGHKLAEYLDYGFEMTYGATNYGSRLSGYLSNGMTKAKLGIGASTGGSDGPRAAQYVKDNGIGSFMVYNVTKSSQSYLSGTSNVLFGASTQTKANCLQ
- a CDS encoding protein kinase, encoding MEAPLQNGEILASKYRVETVLGSGAMGVVVAARHMQLGSRVALKFMSREALRVPEAATRFMREARAAAALKSEYVARVSDFGTLDTGAPYIVMELLEGCDLDDLRKKRGPLPIPEAVGYVLDACKAMDEAHAAGIVHRDLKPKNMFLTQRADGTPIVKVLDFGISKFAHDEEMGASATHSGAILGSPAFMSPEQIRSAKHVDARADIYALGAVLFQLLTNEAPYGTQSLGELFSAILTREPRTLREFRPDAPIALESVVSRCLSKDPGGRFPNVRELAAALHPFLTTASFAGTLASAGVQAPPSLHVATAQTTLGPASTTRSDARTSTNPRASTNLAVLIGGFAAIGLVVLVLLGALALRKLRHQEDAPTAADRIAAPPPPVAAETVSAPAPSALSAPTASALPLPAESASAPPPKLSPPKTKSSGTTTRPTNRPKKPDPFSYPD
- the rpiA gene encoding ribose 5-phosphate isomerase A, which gives rise to MDLKKIAAEKARELIEPGTKVGLGAGSTIAYLVELLAAKPVQGVEFYTSADPTAALLRAKGIPVHDTANVARLDLYLDGCDQLDRELNALKSGGGIHTSEKLLACMADVFVLIGDTSKLVDRLDTRYPITLEVLPEAVEHVRAQCLRAFPTSRIEVRRDAGGKPLVTKHGHWLADVRFGEMPELAAANQVLKFTAGVVETSLFYRIARKAILAGPDGITVLTAGNSPSSA
- a CDS encoding tetratricopeptide repeat protein; this encodes MHRTHAIFATTLAAALLCTSMASAQTGDSQAAGRALFDEGMQLFERGKFTEACPKFEASLARFAGIGTRGKLAECYEKLGRTASAWALYREVVALAARAGDADRQALGEERAKALEPKLARLTITVAAGGSVSGLVVKRNGVALAAGELGSTIAVDPGEVVVEATAPGRKTWTQRVPAEAAHTARVEVPVLEADAAKAEAPEKIGDMPPKSETAHYGWQRTGGLVIGGVGVATMLVGGYFGLSAKSTYDDAFKGNCNDSTNTCNSQGLQDTDSAKDKALVSTILVGAGAAMTVTGAVLFFTAPKRVSGTALRVAPDGGVGRAGVVVSGRF
- a CDS encoding TetR/AcrR family transcriptional regulator, encoding MTEARTKHASRSTEPKPRGRQRSVEAEAAIMTATIDLLRKKCLREVTADAIAQRAGVSKATLYKWWPNKNLIALDAFTAKMRQSVPVPDTGSACQDFTEQIKAVIRFYTSPGGACIRHFIAEGQSDPAFLALFRERFLKNRRAEVRIIWERGVKRGEIRDGLDEDTVMDLIYGPMIYRLLAGHAPLDDAHAEAMIAAAFRGLQQ
- a CDS encoding kynureninase, with translation MNDVKLAELRRTPNALAPHYSQFQVAKRLLLSGHSHQAWPDFALEGQIEAFQDAARDVDEKWGRAFAKADEVRAGLRTFLDDPQAELALGASTHELVLRFLSALDLRRRPRIVTTLGEFHTLRRQLTRLGEAGLDVVALPVDPVDTLAERLAGAADERTAAVFVSSVLFETSRIVPGLGELAERCLLRGVELVVDAYHAIGPAAFSIPGQGLSSAWVLGGGYKYLQLGEGNCFMRVPAHAEGMRPVVTGWFAEFDALSDEHEPGKVAYGTGASRFAGATYDPTSHYRAARVFWFFAQHGLTPAFLRRVYQHHVGLLVARFDALNAPEALITRDRTTPLEGLGGFLSLRTARAGELQRALAARGVRTDSRADYLRLGPAPYLSDDQIVSAVDILGEVLRETPWT
- a CDS encoding N-acyl homoserine lactonase family protein produces the protein MPVPCFVIRHPKGILLWDTGLKDSTAQSKEGVKDLVGREFVDVPLSERLKALSLSPSDITFVGLSHLHADHAGNANQFTSSTWLLNRHEFENGTKTPPALGIDPSVFSEYRKANIKLLDADYDVFGDGSVRILQTPGHTPGHQSLELHLANSGALVLSGDLAHSRANWKGHIAPSWNFDRAQTQASMDRVEGLLRTEHARFVVQHDPEDFASLPKAPAFLD